The following coding sequences lie in one Candidatus Eremiobacterota bacterium genomic window:
- a CDS encoding TonB-dependent receptor: MSAATTGAIVGTVLDASTKTPIAGAQVSAVSPSQVARVTTDATGRFTFLSLGPDTYTISVEREGYIAVSIAGIAVFADQSQVVPIALQKSLRQIARVTSRSSLSPVRPGTGTDVYSVNPNLTAAAAPLGGGGGLNNAYSAIAAMPGAYVPPNQVGVNQTVYIRGGYYDQIGYEYDGVPINRSFDNYPGNSEATLGQQELQIYTGGGEADANATGLAGFINQVIKTGTYPGYATGSLAIGTPTFYHDARVEAGGSTPDRDFSYYVGISGTNQDFRYFDQYNGASLTNSIPYGYWPSHVTTNLPFWPAVYPGCQNNSTYTNPAYLGPKSTTGLSNDPGCFGSYPSNYGQPSTFDSRDVVANFHLGVPHRRDAGRDDVQLLYMSSANFTQDYSSLDDAGALGMGIENNGLLGRHPDFYAGDINQWPDYYTFPGDTAWLAPAATAPIAYYYPGSPTDRCANVIGVPGACPLNAKGVQIASLVPSNYRDGRWDTASIAKLQYQKNLGSTAYVRLFGYTFYSNTNRATANGWGNNETLGVTNYQYEVDAHTAGLEMQFADQLSGQHLLQGMASYLTSNTLRYANRNYDNTASQQTSNFTDGSECFATYTSPRYHIGDLAPCNKFVSQGTFGDPYGGFASEDPCADGELSSSAPACVAGAAMRLTYLGNSADINAVVPKIGSASLSDQWRPSDAWNVNLAVRYENDAYGLANTDNPATNFWFAAAQREFCVNPVTRQPIFVPQPPQYIYFFQPFVGFKCPIDRSTGVPIQTVHPNGTDGILLTNNYPSSYSVGYVLPRVSATYTVNPDTVLRVSAGRYAQQPQNYEIQYDTLQPNLASTLLGFIPFGYSSPLHESLPQYSDNYDFSLEHHIKGTDVAFKITPFYRYGTDQLYETPDLPSLGVSPAFNAGTLRVDGIELLVTKGDFTKNGISGTFSYTYTNAAEKWGNYQNSTIGPIDQYNQDIEEFNALTKAGGGAPCYKNTGKGKPEPTCPLSSILNPYYNMSPQPTLAPQGWYAVGLDVPYISPSTFAVILNYRRDKLAITPALQLQEGTTYGTAADVQGLDPRACLANQGSRGIAGGNPLSADYTSCNQALTSDGTTPGRLYIPNPQTGTFDTFGQFRQPWQFNLGMQLSYDFTPRISGRVIVTNLLNQCFGGSSEPWTKAYPPNSAVCGYVANTFYNGGYFYNGGSPYNTKANGVPENPYFAQSFAPSYGDSNSFNYPLALNLYFSLNVKL, encoded by the coding sequence GTGAGCGCTGCGACGACTGGCGCCATTGTGGGTACCGTGCTCGACGCTTCGACGAAGACGCCGATCGCGGGCGCGCAAGTCAGCGCCGTAAGTCCATCACAGGTGGCTCGAGTGACGACCGACGCGACAGGCCGGTTTACGTTTCTGTCGCTGGGGCCGGATACGTATACGATATCGGTCGAAAGGGAGGGCTACATCGCCGTTTCGATCGCCGGTATCGCAGTCTTTGCCGATCAGAGTCAAGTGGTCCCGATCGCGCTTCAGAAAAGTCTCAGACAAATCGCGCGCGTTACCTCGCGATCTTCACTCAGTCCGGTACGCCCCGGGACGGGTACCGACGTGTACTCGGTCAATCCGAATCTGACGGCTGCGGCGGCGCCGCTTGGCGGCGGCGGCGGCCTCAACAATGCCTACTCCGCAATCGCGGCGATGCCAGGGGCATACGTCCCGCCCAATCAAGTCGGCGTGAACCAAACGGTCTACATTCGCGGCGGATACTACGATCAGATCGGCTACGAGTACGATGGCGTCCCCATCAATCGGTCGTTCGATAACTATCCTGGAAACTCGGAAGCAACGCTCGGTCAGCAAGAACTCCAAATTTACACCGGAGGTGGCGAGGCCGACGCCAACGCGACCGGTCTTGCCGGATTCATCAATCAGGTCATCAAGACGGGCACGTATCCGGGTTATGCCACCGGCAGTTTGGCAATCGGGACTCCGACGTTCTATCACGATGCGCGCGTCGAGGCCGGAGGATCGACTCCGGACCGCGATTTTTCTTACTACGTCGGCATCAGCGGAACGAATCAGGACTTCCGCTATTTCGATCAATACAACGGGGCCAGCTTGACGAACAGCATACCGTACGGTTACTGGCCGTCGCACGTTACGACGAATCTCCCGTTTTGGCCCGCGGTCTATCCGGGGTGTCAAAACAATTCCACGTATACTAATCCAGCGTATCTTGGGCCAAAGAGCACGACCGGCCTGAGCAACGATCCCGGCTGCTTCGGCTCGTATCCATCGAACTACGGGCAGCCGTCCACCTTCGACAGCCGCGATGTGGTTGCGAACTTCCATCTTGGCGTGCCGCATCGCAGGGATGCCGGTCGTGACGACGTGCAGCTACTCTATATGTCGTCGGCGAACTTCACCCAAGACTATTCCAGCCTCGACGATGCCGGCGCCCTCGGAATGGGGATCGAGAACAATGGCCTGCTGGGGCGCCATCCGGACTTTTATGCCGGGGACATCAATCAATGGCCCGACTATTACACGTTTCCCGGAGATACGGCATGGCTCGCGCCGGCCGCAACGGCGCCGATCGCCTACTATTATCCCGGCTCGCCAACGGACCGCTGCGCCAACGTCATCGGCGTCCCCGGCGCCTGCCCGTTGAACGCGAAAGGCGTTCAGATCGCCTCGCTGGTACCCTCTAATTACCGTGACGGTCGCTGGGATACGGCCAGCATCGCCAAACTTCAATATCAAAAGAACCTCGGCTCGACCGCGTACGTGCGCCTTTTCGGATACACGTTCTACTCCAACACGAATCGGGCAACGGCCAACGGCTGGGGCAATAACGAGACGCTCGGCGTCACGAACTACCAGTACGAGGTGGACGCGCACACGGCTGGACTCGAGATGCAGTTCGCAGACCAGCTCTCCGGCCAGCATCTGCTTCAAGGCATGGCTTCCTATCTCACCTCGAACACGCTGCGCTACGCAAACCGCAATTACGACAACACTGCCTCGCAGCAGACGAGCAACTTCACCGATGGCTCGGAGTGCTTTGCGACGTACACGAGCCCGCGTTATCACATCGGCGATCTAGCTCCGTGCAACAAGTTCGTCTCTCAGGGCACATTTGGCGATCCGTACGGAGGTTTCGCGAGCGAGGATCCGTGCGCCGACGGCGAGCTTTCGTCGAGCGCGCCTGCCTGTGTGGCCGGGGCCGCGATGCGCTTGACCTACCTCGGTAACAGCGCTGACATCAATGCCGTCGTGCCTAAAATCGGCTCCGCGTCGCTGAGCGATCAGTGGCGGCCGAGCGATGCATGGAATGTTAATCTCGCCGTGCGCTACGAGAATGACGCCTACGGGCTTGCAAACACCGACAATCCAGCGACGAACTTCTGGTTTGCTGCAGCGCAACGAGAATTTTGCGTTAATCCGGTGACGAGGCAGCCGATCTTCGTGCCGCAGCCACCGCAGTACATTTATTTCTTCCAGCCATTCGTGGGCTTCAAATGTCCCATCGACCGCTCGACCGGAGTTCCGATTCAAACCGTCCACCCCAACGGCACCGACGGCATCTTGCTGACCAACAACTATCCGTCGTCGTATTCAGTCGGTTACGTGTTGCCGCGCGTTTCGGCGACGTACACGGTCAATCCAGATACGGTGCTTCGCGTTTCGGCCGGCCGGTATGCGCAGCAACCTCAGAACTATGAGATCCAATACGATACGCTGCAGCCCAACCTGGCCTCGACGCTCCTGGGATTCATTCCCTTCGGCTACAGCTCGCCGTTGCACGAGAGCCTGCCCCAGTACTCCGACAACTACGACTTCTCGCTCGAACATCACATCAAGGGAACCGACGTCGCCTTCAAAATTACGCCGTTCTACCGGTATGGCACCGATCAGCTCTACGAAACGCCCGACCTTCCCAGTCTCGGCGTTTCGCCGGCATTCAATGCCGGGACCCTGCGCGTCGATGGCATCGAACTACTCGTGACCAAGGGCGACTTCACCAAGAACGGGATCTCCGGCACGTTTTCGTATACGTACACCAACGCTGCGGAGAAATGGGGTAACTACCAAAACAGTACGATCGGGCCTATCGATCAGTACAATCAGGATATCGAGGAGTTCAACGCCCTGACGAAAGCCGGCGGCGGCGCCCCTTGCTATAAGAATACCGGTAAAGGAAAACCCGAGCCTACGTGCCCTTTGAGTTCGATACTCAATCCCTACTACAATATGTCGCCGCAGCCGACGCTCGCTCCGCAGGGCTGGTATGCCGTCGGTCTCGACGTACCGTATATTTCGCCCAGTACGTTTGCCGTCATTCTGAACTATCGCCGCGATAAATTGGCGATCACGCCGGCACTGCAGCTTCAAGAAGGCACGACCTACGGCACGGCGGCCGACGTGCAAGGTTTGGATCCGCGGGCATGCCTGGCAAATCAAGGATCGCGCGGTATTGCCGGCGGTAATCCGCTCAGCGCCGACTATACGTCGTGCAATCAGGCGCTAACGAGCGACGGCACGACGCCTGGAAGGCTCTATATCCCGAACCCGCAGACCGGGACGTTCGATACGTTCGGCCAGTTCCGTCAGCCGTGGCAGTTCAATCTCGGCATGCAGTTGTCGTACGATTTCACTCCACGCATCTCGGGCCGGGTCATCGTGACCAACTTGCTCAATCAGTGCTTCGGGGGCTCGAGCGAACCATGGACGAAGGCCTACCCACCGAACAGCGCGGTCTGCGGATACGTGGCGAATACGTTTTACAACGGCGGTTACTTCTATAACGGCGGCAGTCCGTACAATACGAAAGCCAACGGCGTGCCGGAGAACCCGTATTTCGCGCAAAGCTTTGCGCCGTCGTACGGTGACTCGAACTCCTTCAACTATCCGTTGGCTCTCAACCTTTACTTTTCGCTCAACGTCAAACTCTAA